One Mercenaria mercenaria strain notata chromosome 12, MADL_Memer_1, whole genome shotgun sequence DNA segment encodes these proteins:
- the LOC123534357 gene encoding uncharacterized protein LOC123534357, giving the protein MDKLSQELIATDQRIRVNKDTEVRRIQRSIEKTITTILERVKLIDKRLSLRLRKVGSFYDGLKIGLPDEFDFLAELVELKEGQDVIVRSTGFNGTRNLWKTTQGKSGRRKIQYVGKTLCDMDDTDEQDEAWMKQVGTKRNPEYIIDCISVKNTFYSAVLKVVRAFTSEDLPRYLTVGEEPTFIHGPAVTLEFIWHGRRYKNLKISVDLTICIKADNWKTCFDTFEWILEDSCISQTLSNALDRDGYHLTPYISERGHSCQWRVSTSYTEHLLMESFDFESKLKIAIRCLKHERDQYIDTLPEPTEMLDQKFANVVQFVRLYQGEDEEQQLISSYMIKTTAFTTLGLLTSKWFDRIPISIMYTYFITRLYTSIKFNALRMFFISDYKLRVPEFGEILPGFKALVDSVSEEDVPKFDLLRCIQVDTEQCSDEELEFIYTYDTFKQMKIDVHRHYNFWWKSWKAYTVKDVSVSKFKW; this is encoded by the coding sequence ATGGATAAATTATCGCAAGAACTTATAGCTACAGATCAGCGAATCAGAGTTAACAAAGACACTGAAGTACGAAGAATTCAAAGATCTATAGAGAAAACAATTACCACTATACTcgaaagagtaaaattgatagaCAAACGACTATCGTTAAGATTGCGAAAAGTAGGAAGCTTTTATGACGGACTTAAGATCGGTCTTCCCGACGAGTTCGATTTTCTAGCAGAGTTGGTTGAACTAAAGGAGGGACAAGATGTTATAGTTAGATCTACAGGTTTCAACGGAACACGGAATTTGTGGAAAACAACACAAGGAAAATCCGGAAGACGAAAGATTCAGTATGTTGGAAAGACATTGTGTGACATGGATGATACAGATGAACAAGACGAAGCCTGGATGAAGCAAGTTGGAACAAAGAGAAATCCTGAATATATAATTGATTGTATTTCAGTGAAGAACACATTTTATTCTGCTGTTCTTAAAGTGGTTAGGGCATTTACATCAGAAGATTTACCGAGATATCTAACTGTCGGCGAAGAGCCGACATTTATCCATGGTCCTGCCGTAACACTGGAGTTCATCTGGCATGGAAGAAGGTACAAGAACCTGAAAATAAGTGTTGACTTGACAATCTGTATTAAAGCAGACAACTGGAAGACGTGTTTTGATACTTTCGAATGGATATTAGAAGATAGTTGTATCTCTCAAACGCTCAGCAATGCACTTGACAGAGATGGGTACCATTTAACTCCGTATATATCTGAAAGAGGACATTCATGTCAATGGAGGGTTTCAACATCTTACACGGAACATCTATTGATGGAAAGTTttgattttgaatcaaaattgaAGATCGCAATTCGCTGTCTGAAGCATGAAAGAGATCAGTACATTGACACGCTACCTGAACCTACCGAGATGTTAGATCAAAAATTTGCAAATGTGGTTCAGTTTGTGAGGCTCTATCAAGGAGAGGACGAAGAACAACAACTTATCTCATCTTATATgataaaaacaacagcatttacAACGTTAGGGTTACTGACTAGCAAATGGTTTGACAGAATTCCAATATCAATAATGTATACGTACTTTATAACACGACTTTATACATCAATCAAATTTAATGCGCTACGGATGTTTTTCATAAGTGATTACAAACTTCGGGTGCCGGAGTTCGGTGAAATTTTACCCGGATTTAAAGCACTTGTTGACTCAGTCTCTGAAGAAGATGTGCCAAAATTTGACTTGTTAAGATGCATTCAAGTTGACACTGAACAATGCAGTGATGAAGAGCttgaatttatatatacatacgaTACGTTTAAACAAATGAAGATCGATGTTCATAGACATTACAATTTCTGGTGGAAAAGTTGGAAAGCATACACTGTTAAAGACGTTTCAGTAAGTAAGTTTAAATGGTGA